In Lolium rigidum isolate FL_2022 chromosome 3, APGP_CSIRO_Lrig_0.1, whole genome shotgun sequence, the genomic window GGACGCCACGGCACAaacgccgcgcgcgcgcgcgtgagCCTGCGGGCGGGCGATGATTCACCACGCTCGTTCGTGCCAAACGGAACACGCAGCATGCGCCAGACCCAGTCCCCAGAGGCCCAGAGCTGATCCGGCGCGTACGTCCGCGGTGTGATCCAACGGCTGTTGGGGGAGTTCAGGATGGGACATTATATTTGGACCGGTCGGTAGGCTGGAGCTGCCGAGCACGGCGTCCGGAACCGTGCGTTGTGTGCACTTGCAGACGAAACAGGGGTACGAGTACGAACAAGCGGTGAGGTGCGGTGTCTTATTCGGCGAACGGGCTTACACTTGTTCCCAATGTATTATGTACTCTTTGTCCGTACTCTCCGGCTGCACGATTGCGTGTGACGACGTTCCCTTAACCAAACAATGAAGCATATAATGTTAAGAGAAACAATAAACATCTCTTtaaagagaaccaacctgaggttgggtggttaggaggatggttgtatccccagcctaccagagttcaaaccccaggtttgacatctgtgtgtctcataaaggcggaatattcattcagtgggaggcgacgttcccgtcgacggcgaggcgctgtggtgacttcgtcaatttcaagatccaatccgccggctcagtcttccggaggtgctcataggggtagggtgtgcgtgtgtgcgttcataggggtgagtgtatgcgcgtgtatgtgagcgtctgcatttgtactgtgtttctcaaaaaaacatCTCTTTAAAAGAAGTTACACATTCATAAATTACTATACTCGCAAAGAAGCGTTTTTGGTGCATCACAGGGAAAAAAATGATATTTCGGTAACGAGTATCCAATGGTATGCCATTTGAGGTTTGTACATTTTCGAGCTAGTGTTCGTAgtcatcgctaggtggtccgagaaTCCATTTGCAATTTTGTTACTTCTAGTGCCCTTTTGTACCGTTGCTGCTGATTATTAGTAGACCAATGGAATTTCCGCAAACAAAAATGTTTTAACCCCCTTTATCCGCGTACTCCTTATTAGAGTTGGGCGGTAGATGGGGACAAGGGGATGGTGAGAAGCAGAAAGGAAGGGATAAGGAGGGTAGAAAGAGGGAGGAAGCAAATCGACAAGggcgaggcggaacgcggagGAAAAGAGTCAATAACAAACATGCCATGGCTAGTGGCGACCTGCCCGAACCAAAAGTATGACGTACGGTGAAGGGACAAAGTGGGCGAGAGAAGAGTCCACACCATATAGACAGATAGAGCAGAGCAATGTGAAATAGGTCCTAACTAGCGGAAAAAATACCACAAAAGGGGTCATAGACAAAGAGGTAGAGAGCAGGCGGAGCGAAAGACGCTCTAAGAGCCTTCTAACAGCTTGCCCATGTTTTGCTACAATATCTAAAACATAAAATATTAGGATTTTCCCCCAAAACAGCTCAGTAGTCGAAGTATCCCGCTACACATATCCATACATTTTTGGGTACTCCGCATGAGAGCTGGGCGGCAGATGGGGAGACAAGGAAGGGGAACATGAGAAGCGAGGAGGAAGGGATAATGAGGACAGAAAAAGAGAGCCGATCGGCAAGGGCAAAGGTGGAATGCGGAAGAAAGGGTCAATAACGAACATGCCATGGTTACTGGCAACCTGGCCGAACGAGCAATCCGACTTGCAATGGAGGGACAAAGCGGGTGAGGTACATAACAGAGCAATGTGAAAGAgatcctaactagtgaaaacatacTATGAAAAGAGTCGTAGAGAAAGAGATAGAGATCACAGACGCGGTAAGAGCCTTCTAACCAGCTTGCCAATAATCTGCTACCTAAAACATAAGATATTTGGATTTTGCACCAAAACTGCTCTAGCAATCAAAGTATCCCACTACTCATAACAATATTTTTGGGAAGTTATCCACACTTTCTCCCCAATATCCAAATATGGATCTTCCTACCTCACCTTCAATAATTCTAAAATTAGCATGGGAATACAATGGATCGAGATGGAAATTTACACGCCTGGTTCACATTTCTTGCTCTCACAGGAAAGACTCCTCTGACGCCTTTCCTTCCTCATTGTCATCCCTCCACCGCTCTTCGTTGCCGTCATGGAAAATTCAAAGGTGGTGTGGCGCTTCAGCTCCCCCTCCCCTTGCATGTCGTGGTTGCTATGGCCAGAGTGTCCCTACGCGCCGCTAGGAATGTGTAGATATGTggtgccgttgtcggggagtCGACGCCTGCACCTACAAAGCAGAGGAGAAGGCCTCCTCACAACCCATCAGTAGCGGCTGCTAGACTAGCATCGACGACGAGGGCATTTGAGAGCTCTATGCATTCATCATCTTTATGTTcacacgtttttttttttttgtgttgatAACCGCGGTCTTAGACTTAAGTTTGtacttcaaattcaaaatttatgGATTTGAAATGTTGCTTGCACTGTAACAAGGCAGCAAGCCAACAACAAGAGGATAGACCGAACGGTGGCTGGCGAGTCCAGTTCATTTCGTTATATGTCGCCACCTTTTCCTTTGCCTCCTCTCCTCCATCGGCGCCGTTAATCCAACAACCAACCCCCCGCTCGCTTTCGCTTGCGCTACGATACAAAAGCTCAAGAACCCACGCACGCGCACCCACCCCACGTCTCGCTCTGCCTGCCCCTACAGCGCCGGTGGGGGCCTCCGCCGTTGCCGGCCACCGCCGTCGTCAACCTCGCCGCCGCGCCACACTGTCGAGCTGGTTCGTGTGCCCCGCCCTCGCCTCCTTTCGCTTTTCTCGCCTCGCGCGCTGGTTCCTTCTCCCCTGCACGCTTGATCCGGCCCCTTCGCTGCTTCCTCGACGAGCAGTGCCGCTCACGCCGCGGGGCTGCGGTCCGGGGCTCCTCGCCGCGGAATTCGACCGAATTGCAGCCAACGGGAATGGGATCTCGCCGTCTCGGCCCCTTTTTCCATGCTATTTTCCGCCCTTTTCGCGCCTCTGTTCGTGTGCCTATTCAGGGGCTGGCTACGAACAGCGGAGCAGGGCACTTTTTCCCCTCGTCGTTAAATCTCCCTTCTCCTTTCCCTCGGTTTAATTAGCTTGACACCAGCCCGAAATCTCCATTCCTCCCACCTCTGCTCGCTCGCTCGctttaatttgatttttttttaacatGTTGCAGTCTTACGTTCTCTGACCAGTTTTCACCTCAGCTGCTTCTGTTCCTCAGGCGCTGGCCGTAATTCGGTGGAACCGATTTCCGCTGCAGCTGTTCCCGCCactggcggcgacggcggtggcagGGGGTTGGAGGAATAAAGAATGATCAACCTGTTCGATTTGGGCGCTGGAGCCAGCGCCAGGGTCGCCGCCAGAGATGGTAACGCCATGCAACTACCCAAACGGGCAATGATTTTTCTCTGCTTGCATGATTATCTCCGATGATTTCTTTCCCTTggaaaaaaaaacgaaaatattTTTGGATGATTGCTTCTTCAGTTAGCGGAAGGTGTGGGATGTCCTAATTATGTgtggatcttctccttcctggcaGGTTCTCCCGTCAGAGGAACCCAGTCGGACCGGAAGGAGTACGCTGATTTCAAGACAGTAAGCGCATATTTCTTTCCCCTTCAGATATTGACGAGTTTGTTCGGTGTCAACTGTCAAATCTCGAGTGTTTACAGTTTGCTGATCACTGCGTGATCCTTGTGGGCAGGTGAGTAGCAACATGAAGAGGAGCTCGTCGGATAGATTGGGTGGCAGTGGCACGCCCATGAAGATGCTGATAGCGCAGGAGATGGCAAAGGAGGGGGACACAAACCAGAAGACCACTAATGTGATAGCAAGGCTGATGGGTCTTGATGACGGTGTGGCCCTTCCCAAGCCTGCTCAGCCTTCCAGCAGGAGGAGATCTTCGGAAGGCCACTTATCGACCACAATGGCAAGGGTTAACAGCCAGATGTCATTCCACAAGCACGCGAGCTCTGCTGAAAATGTGGAATATAAGGATGTCTATGAAGTGGGGTACCAGCCCCAGAGGAGTGAGCATTTGAGCAGCGATTCTTCACGAAGAGGGACACCGCATGAAGATCATGACCGGAGAAGGATGGATCTTGTCCGGCAGAAGTTTGTCGAAGCGAAGCAGCTAGCGTCACATGAGAATCTTCTCCAGTCCAAGGAGTTCCATGATGCTCTCGAGACTCTGAATTCAAATAAGGACCTGTTTCTCAAGTTTCTCGAAGAACCCAACTCGCTCTTCGCGAAGCAATCTGGTGAGTTTCATTCCGCACCAACGTCGCCCCAGCGGAAGCAAATAACTGTTTTGAAGCCTGCCAAATCAGCGGAGGTGAAGAGCGAGAATGCAATTCAAAGTCAGCAAAACCATGCAGTTAATGGGAGTAGAACAGAGAAAAGAAATCTCCATAGGAAGCCCAATGCTGATCATGCTAGAGCAGAAAGGTTTCCAAAGCACACTCGGATAGTGGTCTTGAAACCTACCTCTGCAATTACCTCAGTAGAGCAGTTTCAACAAAATGGTCATGCTAACTCTGATGATTCAAGGCGTTTGAGCGATGAGATACACTGGTCAGCACACGGCATGTGCCACCAGCATGATGAATGTTTGCAGGGTAGCATACAGTCAAATCCGGTGGACCAAGATAGATCATACTGTAATCGTGCTGAAGAAGAAGGCAGTAGCTTTAGTGGCTCGGAGATTGGAAGTCCAACATCACGGCATTCTTGGGATTACGTCTACCGGTTCAGCAATCCTTATTTTGGCTCGTCTTTAAGCCACGCTTCTTGTTCTCCTGAGGCACATGTAGCAAGGGATGGTAAGAAACATACCTCTGATAGGTGGCCAAGTGCATCTTGCAATGAGATTAACCGAGAAAAGGTGTTGACGCGAAGGAGCTTGAGCACACTCGGTGAAATGCTTGCCATGTCTGATATGAAGAAAGAAGAGGTTGTCGATCAGGTGGCTGCGAATGCCAGCAACCAGGTGTGTGGCAACGAACTAACACTCGATGTACCATCTAATTGTTCTATTGATGGCGCGCAAGGAGAAACCTCCATCAAGAAAATTTCAAGGTCAAAATCTGTTCCAGTCTCTTCATCAGCCTTTGACAGCCTGCGCTTAGATGCTAGATCTTCAGATCCTCAACGTAGAGAACCCACAACACCAAAGGAGGAGGCCAAGCCTAGGAACGGGAAGTCCTCTCTTAAGGGAAAGCTTTCAAGCTTCTTTTCAATGCGTAAGAAATCCGGAAAAGAGAAGCTTACATCATCTCCCTTGGTGGGCTTGAATGGAAGAATTCCTCCGGACAGTAATGCAGTAGCTGGTGTATCACTACAAGATGATGTTGCTTCGGAAAATTCAGAAGACAAGCTTCAGTATGCAACAATAGTACTTCCAGTCAAGGAGGCAGAGGCACCTTCTACTTCTAAGGTACTTTTGTTTCTTCATTTTTGTTTATGTAGATGTAAACTTCACTTTCTTCACACTTGGACGTGTTAGATTTTTTAAGTTGGTTTGATGGTTTTGCAGGCCATAATTTCTCTTGAGAAAGCACTCTCATTTGAGATTCGAAATTCCCGCTTTGATCAGCCCAGTCCTACGTCAGTTCTTGATGCATCGTTCGAGTCTCCCAGTTCATCAGAGAGCGCAATTACTGCCAAACAAGGTACATCATTACTGTCGTGTAATATTTTTTTTCCCAATCTGACATGTTAAATGCCGCGCTTCATGATGAACCCTTATTGGTACTCATGAGCTCTTATTGTGGGGATAAAGTTAGGCCATA contains:
- the LOC124694645 gene encoding uncharacterized protein LOC124694645, with amino-acid sequence MINLFDLGAGASARVAARDGSPVRGTQSDRKEYADFKTVSSNMKRSSSDRLGGSGTPMKMLIAQEMAKEGDTNQKTTNVIARLMGLDDGVALPKPAQPSSRRRSSEGHLSTTMARVNSQMSFHKHASSAENVEYKDVYEVGYQPQRSEHLSSDSSRRGTPHEDHDRRRMDLVRQKFVEAKQLASHENLLQSKEFHDALETLNSNKDLFLKFLEEPNSLFAKQSGEFHSAPTSPQRKQITVLKPAKSAEVKSENAIQSQQNHAVNGSRTEKRNLHRKPNADHARAERFPKHTRIVVLKPTSAITSVEQFQQNGHANSDDSRRLSDEIHWSAHGMCHQHDECLQGSIQSNPVDQDRSYCNRAEEEGSSFSGSEIGSPTSRHSWDYVYRFSNPYFGSSLSHASCSPEAHVARDGKKHTSDRWPSASCNEINREKVLTRRSLSTLGEMLAMSDMKKEEVVDQVAANASNQVCGNELTLDVPSNCSIDGAQGETSIKKISRSKSVPVSSSAFDSLRLDARSSDPQRREPTTPKEEAKPRNGKSSLKGKLSSFFSMRKKSGKEKLTSSPLVGLNGRIPPDSNAVAGVSLQDDVASENSEDKLQYATIVLPVKEAEAPSTSKAIISLEKALSFEIRNSRFDQPSPTSVLDASFESPSSSESAITAKQEPLSRCLPIGSVARTLSWDDSSEEAVLCSSREDCHEQEQHEFVEKILSSAGLCNETTSNIFVRWHSPDNPLGPNVPDQFLERKVEDAKCRERRSNQRLLIDSVNSALLDIGQSKLWGAYPGTGSVVNAQRVAAGDELVADAAWKLVRGWLSDEETCMVNGLDSVGAAADWVVGREIEGRGWSETLRLEVDEISKEICGEVLGELVEEAFSEFARCH